Proteins co-encoded in one Halorussus vallis genomic window:
- a CDS encoding diacylglycerol/lipid kinase family protein, producing MDRPPAETGESATASRRLVMNPTSGGGDHVEEVRRRAVERGFEVVETERAGHAAELAEAAAADGVDLLAVAGGDGTIHEVVEGLVAADALDSVTLCVVPVGTANILADDLGIDGIAEGFEVAERGELRRLDLGFAGDEPFVLSAIAGLPADTSAAATHGLKDRLGSLAFVVTAVEESLSFDGIRVEIDAEVGAVDREWSGEAVAVLVGNARGFATPGGRGDAEDGLLEVTVIDEIPARNAIAEVIEERLLDWDADHVTELRARRIDFASLEDEPVTFSLDGEIRTFEDVTLDVRPSALQVRVGDDYEPGG from the coding sequence ATGGACAGGCCACCGGCGGAGACCGGGGAATCCGCGACCGCCTCGCGCCGACTGGTGATGAACCCGACCAGCGGCGGCGGCGACCACGTCGAAGAGGTCCGGCGGCGCGCCGTCGAACGCGGGTTCGAGGTCGTCGAGACCGAGCGAGCGGGCCACGCGGCCGAACTCGCCGAAGCGGCCGCCGCCGACGGCGTCGACCTGCTGGCGGTGGCCGGCGGCGACGGGACCATCCACGAAGTCGTCGAGGGACTCGTCGCCGCCGACGCCCTCGATTCGGTGACCCTCTGCGTGGTGCCGGTGGGGACCGCGAACATCCTCGCGGACGACCTCGGCATCGATGGCATCGCCGAGGGGTTCGAGGTGGCCGAGCGCGGCGAACTCCGACGGCTCGACCTCGGCTTCGCCGGGGACGAACCGTTCGTGCTGTCGGCCATCGCGGGCCTGCCCGCGGACACCAGCGCGGCCGCGACACACGGTCTGAAGGACCGACTCGGCTCGCTGGCGTTCGTGGTTACCGCCGTCGAGGAGTCGCTGTCGTTCGACGGCATCCGCGTCGAAATCGACGCCGAGGTCGGCGCGGTCGACCGGGAGTGGTCGGGCGAGGCGGTGGCGGTCCTCGTCGGGAACGCCCGGGGGTTCGCCACGCCCGGCGGGCGGGGCGACGCCGAGGACGGCCTGCTAGAGGTGACCGTCATCGACGAGATTCCCGCCCGAAACGCGATCGCCGAAGTCATCGAGGAGCGACTCCTCGACTGGGACGCCGACCACGTCACCGAACTCCGGGCGCGGCGAATCGACTTCGCCAGCCTGGAGGACGAACCGGTGACGTTCAGCCTCGACGGCGAGATTCGGACGTTCGAGGACGTGACCCTCGACGTCCGGCCGAGCGCGCTTCAAGTGCGCGTCGGCGACGACTACGAACCCGGGGGCTGA
- a CDS encoding DUF2070 family protein: protein MTATQGDLASLSRYIFRAPRWYASVGFALLIAAVAGVGAFDSRFVLEDAWQGVFFIGVPTVVASLLTTPVDRWLGGQLTYNRSSLLALTCEGLIVAIMTGAGAIALASARLGQQFVFDALIVGLASVFALRLLVVMAVSRRSLLIAAVPASIQTGTAALLFFIYSGTMQYLEIGGGPVVRLFVDLVLNRADEAPSELGAIVPVDFALLAVMCAIYGLAVWTFVRFIDRPWKKGLGVSMLDFLRGFIGHIAEGTRELEDFFEKIGEEAVVPVTVLSFEREDGTEKARFVLPMIHPGPMGEIGGGNLPRRVAAAAEGLAFPPHATAGHDFNLVTEREVDTIIETACEAYDRIEFTDTATPSVRVQEGDAKMLGQAFGGDALLVATYSPEFADDVEYAVGLSAAAEARSAGVEDVMLVDAHNCNDGLSGPDLGHVYPGSERSFEMMQAAAGAGEALAATDQGPLRMGVAWDETDWDPVDGIGPLGVRVAVLEAGGTTTTYVLVDGNNMEPGLRDRIVAALPSDEAEVMTTDTHIVNQVEASNQVGEAIDHDELLDLIRQLADEAAADLEPVAAGMATERADVTVFGNDRTETLASHANAVIALGGALAAAVVLAAMAVSVLIFFLAAS from the coding sequence ATGACAGCGACGCAGGGCGACCTGGCGAGCCTGTCGCGGTACATCTTCCGCGCGCCGCGGTGGTACGCCAGCGTCGGATTCGCCCTCCTCATCGCCGCCGTCGCGGGGGTCGGTGCGTTCGACTCCCGCTTCGTGCTGGAGGACGCCTGGCAGGGCGTCTTCTTCATCGGCGTCCCCACCGTCGTCGCCAGCCTGCTGACCACGCCCGTCGACCGGTGGCTCGGCGGTCAACTCACCTACAACCGGTCGTCGCTGCTGGCGCTGACCTGCGAGGGTCTCATCGTCGCCATCATGACCGGCGCGGGAGCCATCGCGCTGGCCTCGGCCCGCCTCGGCCAGCAGTTCGTCTTCGACGCGCTCATCGTCGGCCTGGCGTCGGTGTTCGCGCTCCGCCTGCTGGTCGTGATGGCGGTTTCCCGGCGGTCACTGCTGATAGCGGCGGTGCCCGCCAGCATCCAGACCGGCACGGCCGCCCTGCTGTTTTTCATCTACAGCGGGACCATGCAGTACCTCGAAATCGGCGGCGGCCCGGTCGTCCGACTGTTCGTCGACCTCGTGTTGAACCGGGCCGACGAGGCCCCCTCGGAACTCGGCGCCATCGTCCCGGTCGACTTCGCCCTGCTGGCGGTGATGTGCGCCATCTACGGACTCGCGGTCTGGACGTTCGTCCGCTTCATCGACCGGCCGTGGAAGAAGGGTCTGGGCGTCAGCATGCTCGACTTCCTCCGGGGGTTCATCGGCCACATCGCCGAGGGCACCCGCGAACTCGAGGACTTCTTCGAGAAGATCGGCGAGGAGGCCGTGGTGCCCGTGACGGTCCTCTCCTTCGAACGTGAGGACGGCACCGAGAAGGCCCGGTTCGTCCTGCCGATGATTCACCCCGGTCCGATGGGCGAAATCGGCGGCGGCAACCTCCCGCGGCGGGTCGCCGCCGCGGCCGAGGGGCTGGCGTTCCCGCCCCACGCCACCGCGGGCCACGACTTCAACCTCGTCACCGAGCGCGAGGTCGACACCATCATCGAAACCGCCTGCGAGGCCTACGACCGCATCGAGTTCACCGACACCGCGACCCCGAGCGTCCGGGTCCAGGAGGGCGACGCGAAGATGCTCGGCCAGGCGTTCGGCGGCGACGCACTGCTGGTCGCGACCTACTCGCCGGAGTTCGCCGACGACGTCGAGTACGCCGTCGGCCTCTCGGCCGCGGCGGAAGCGCGTTCGGCGGGCGTCGAGGACGTGATGCTCGTCGACGCCCACAACTGCAACGACGGCCTGTCGGGGCCGGACCTCGGCCACGTCTACCCGGGCAGCGAGCGCTCGTTCGAGATGATGCAGGCCGCCGCCGGAGCGGGCGAGGCGCTGGCGGCCACCGACCAGGGACCGCTCCGGATGGGCGTCGCGTGGGACGAGACGGACTGGGACCCGGTCGACGGCATCGGCCCGCTCGGCGTCCGCGTGGCGGTGCTCGAAGCCGGCGGGACGACCACCACCTACGTACTGGTCGACGGTAACAACATGGAACCCGGCCTCCGCGACCGCATCGTCGCGGCGCTGCCGTCCGACGAGGCGGAGGTGATGACCACCGACACCCACATCGTCAACCAGGTCGAGGCGTCGAACCAGGTCGGCGAGGCCATCGACCACGACGAACTGCTCGACCTGATTCGACAACTCGCCGACGAGGCGGCGGCCGACCTCGAACCGGTCGCGGCCGGGATGGCGACCGAGCGCGCGGACGTCACGGTGTTCGGCAACGACCGCACCGAGACGCTGGCGAGCCACGCCAACGCGGTCATCGCGCTGGGCGGGGCGCTCGCGGCGGCGGTCGTGCTGGCCGCGATGGCGGTGAGCGTGCTCATCTTCTTCCTCGCGGCGTCGTGA
- a CDS encoding putative quinol monooxygenase, translated as MIVVHAAVPIVPDRRSEALELIEDLADRSRAESGVVDYRATTEVGDPNVVRFFERYEDEAALEAHQASEHYREWAEALPDLLDGGVADLDVTQFVVEEAFDPNADVDRE; from the coding sequence ATGATAGTCGTCCACGCCGCCGTCCCGATAGTCCCCGACCGGCGCTCGGAAGCGCTCGAACTGATCGAGGACCTGGCCGACAGAAGCCGGGCGGAGTCGGGCGTCGTCGACTACCGCGCGACGACGGAGGTCGGTGACCCGAACGTCGTCCGGTTCTTCGAGCGCTACGAGGACGAGGCCGCGCTCGAAGCTCACCAGGCGTCCGAACACTACCGGGAGTGGGCCGAGGCGCTGCCGGACCTGCTCGACGGCGGCGTCGCCGACCTCGACGTCACCCAGTTCGTCGTCGAGGAGGCGTTCGACCCGAACGCCGACGTCGACCGCGAGTAG
- a CDS encoding GMP synthase subunit A: protein MTRIVVVDNHGQFTHLEHRTLRDMGVDTDIVDNTTPAEELDADGIVLSGGPDVDDIGNCADYLELDVPVFGICLGMQAIAHVLDGEVGSGDYGGYADVTVEILDDEDPLVGSLAPETRVWASHADEVKEVPSGFERTAESDICGVEAMSDPDRDLYGVQWHPEVAHTERGEEVFENFVEVCE from the coding sequence ATGACGCGCATCGTCGTGGTCGACAACCACGGGCAGTTCACCCACCTCGAACACCGAACCCTGCGGGACATGGGCGTCGACACCGACATCGTCGACAACACGACTCCCGCCGAAGAGTTAGACGCCGACGGCATCGTCCTCTCGGGCGGCCCCGACGTGGACGACATCGGCAACTGCGCCGACTACCTCGAACTCGACGTGCCGGTGTTCGGCATCTGTCTGGGCATGCAGGCCATCGCCCACGTCCTCGACGGCGAGGTCGGGTCGGGCGACTACGGCGGCTACGCCGACGTGACCGTCGAGATTCTCGACGACGAGGACCCATTGGTCGGCTCGCTCGCGCCCGAAACTCGGGTCTGGGCCAGCCACGCCGACGAGGTGAAGGAAGTTCCGTCGGGCTTCGAGCGCACCGCCGAGAGCGACATCTGCGGCGTCGAGGCGATGAGCGACCCCGACCGCGACCTCTACGGCGTCCAGTGGCACCCCGAGGTCGCCCACACCGAGCGCGGCGAAGAGGTCTTCGAGAACTTCGTCGAGGTCTGCGAGTAA